A portion of the Sandaracinobacteroides saxicola genome contains these proteins:
- the hrpB gene encoding ATP-dependent helicase HrpB — MLPVVEALPALRSALATGPNAVLIAPPGAGKTTWVAPALLESAWLAGRSILLLLPRRLAARAAAERMAALAGEAVGATFGYRTRLESRVSAATRVECLTEGVFSNRIIADPELAGVGLVIFDEVHERNLEGDLGLALALDAQAGFRPDLRLLAMSATLDGARFAALMADAPVIESAGRGFAVALRHIGRNPAERLEEAMAKAIRGAMVEETGDCLAFLPGVAEIERTAERLALPDGVAVHRLHGQADPAAQRAALAPAVPGTRKLILATSIAETSLTIDGVRIVVDSGLSRRPRYDRAAGLTRLSTERASQAAVTQRAGRAGRTAPGVAYRLWEAAETAGRPAFEPPEILEADLSSLLLDLAAWGVRDPAALRWLDAPPAAAVAEARERLLALGAIDGDGRLTLHGKALSRLPLPPRLAHMLLRATDRDRAARIALLLGERGLGGGSSDLDERLRLFERDRSPRATSARRLAEGWARLAGGGEGVQDTATILAGAFPDRVARRRRKPGASDATADYLMANGRGVSLEASDALAGHEWLVVADATGAGANARVRLAAAMGETEAVAWVAAHGETRDRLHYDAANDEVVAERGTRLGAITTARRPLAAPDPAAVPALLLEAVRTHGLARLHWPEGEVMLRARIAFAAAQGVAGLPDVSDDGLLARLDDWLAPRIGGARRLAGVPLAGALHDLLDWSTREALERAAPARFETPAGSSHAIRYGADGGPTVEVRVQALFGLTVHPMAGRVPLTLALTSPAGRVIQTTRDLPAFWTGSWAEVRKELRGRYPRHPWPEDPREAPPTLRAKPRGT, encoded by the coding sequence ATGCTCCCCGTGGTCGAAGCCCTGCCCGCGCTGCGGTCCGCGCTGGCAACCGGCCCCAACGCGGTCCTGATCGCGCCGCCGGGCGCCGGCAAGACCACATGGGTGGCGCCGGCGCTGCTGGAGTCGGCGTGGCTGGCCGGTCGTTCCATCCTGTTGCTGCTGCCCCGCCGCCTGGCGGCGCGGGCGGCGGCGGAGCGGATGGCGGCGCTCGCCGGGGAGGCCGTGGGCGCGACCTTCGGCTATCGCACCCGGCTGGAAAGCCGGGTGTCGGCGGCGACCCGGGTGGAATGCCTGACCGAAGGCGTGTTCAGCAACCGCATCATCGCCGATCCGGAACTGGCGGGGGTGGGGCTGGTGATCTTCGACGAGGTGCATGAGCGCAACCTGGAAGGCGACCTGGGGCTGGCGCTGGCGCTGGACGCGCAAGCCGGGTTTCGCCCCGACCTGCGGCTGCTGGCGATGAGCGCGACGCTGGACGGCGCCCGCTTTGCCGCGCTGATGGCGGATGCGCCGGTGATCGAGAGCGCGGGCCGCGGCTTTGCCGTGGCGTTGCGGCATATCGGCCGCAATCCGGCGGAGCGGCTGGAGGAGGCCATGGCGAAGGCGATCCGCGGCGCGATGGTGGAGGAAACCGGCGACTGCCTGGCTTTCCTGCCAGGCGTTGCGGAGATCGAGCGGACGGCGGAGCGGCTGGCGCTGCCCGATGGCGTGGCGGTGCACCGGCTGCACGGGCAGGCCGATCCGGCCGCCCAGCGCGCCGCGCTGGCACCGGCGGTGCCGGGCACGCGCAAGCTGATCCTGGCAACGTCGATTGCCGAAACCTCGCTGACGATCGATGGCGTGCGCATCGTGGTGGACAGCGGCCTGTCGCGGCGGCCGCGCTATGACCGGGCCGCCGGGCTGACACGCCTGTCGACCGAGCGGGCGAGCCAGGCGGCGGTGACGCAGCGCGCCGGGCGGGCGGGGCGGACGGCGCCGGGGGTGGCCTATCGGCTGTGGGAGGCAGCGGAGACGGCCGGCCGGCCGGCGTTCGAGCCGCCGGAAATCCTGGAGGCCGACCTGTCGTCGCTGCTGCTCGATCTGGCGGCGTGGGGGGTGCGCGATCCGGCGGCGTTGCGCTGGCTGGATGCGCCACCGGCGGCGGCGGTCGCAGAAGCGCGGGAGCGATTGCTGGCGCTGGGCGCGATCGACGGCGATGGCCGGCTGACCCTGCACGGCAAGGCCCTGTCGCGGCTGCCGCTGCCGCCACGGCTGGCGCACATGCTGCTGCGGGCGACGGACAGGGACAGGGCGGCGCGCATCGCACTGTTGCTGGGCGAGCGCGGGCTGGGCGGCGGGAGCAGTGACCTTGATGAGCGGCTGCGGCTGTTCGAGCGCGACCGGTCCCCGCGCGCAACCTCGGCGCGGCGGCTGGCGGAGGGCTGGGCCCGGTTGGCGGGCGGCGGGGAGGGCGTGCAGGACACGGCCACGATCCTGGCCGGGGCCTTTCCCGACCGGGTGGCACGGCGGCGCCGCAAGCCGGGGGCGTCCGATGCCACGGCGGACTATCTGATGGCGAATGGCCGTGGGGTATCGTTGGAGGCATCGGACGCGCTGGCGGGCCACGAATGGCTGGTGGTGGCGGATGCGACGGGCGCGGGGGCAAATGCCCGCGTGCGGCTGGCAGCGGCGATGGGAGAGACGGAGGCCGTGGCCTGGGTGGCGGCGCATGGCGAGACGCGCGACCGGTTGCACTATGATGCGGCGAATGATGAGGTGGTGGCGGAGCGCGGCACGCGGCTGGGGGCGATCACCACGGCGCGACGGCCGCTCGCCGCGCCTGATCCGGCGGCGGTGCCGGCGCTGCTGCTGGAGGCGGTGCGGACGCATGGGCTGGCGCGGTTGCACTGGCCGGAAGGCGAGGTGATGCTGCGCGCGCGCATCGCCTTCGCGGCCGCCCAGGGCGTGGCGGGCCTGCCCGATGTCAGCGACGATGGCCTGCTGGCGCGGCTGGACGATTGGCTGGCGCCGCGCATCGGCGGAGCGCGTCGGCTGGCAGGCGTGCCGCTGGCGGGTGCCCTGCACGACCTGCTCGACTGGAGCACGCGCGAGGCGCTGGAGCGGGCGGCGCCGGCGCGGTTCGAGACGCCGGCGGGGTCGTCGCACGCGATTCGATATGGCGCCGATGGCGGCCCGACGGTGGAAGTGCGGGTGCAGGCGCTGTTCGGGCTGACGGTGCATCCGATGGCCGGCCGCGTGCCGCTGACGCTGGCCCTTACCTCTCCGGCAGGGCGGGTGATCCAGACGACGCGCGACCTGCCGGCCTTCTGGACGGGAAGCTGGGCGGAGGTGCGCAAGGAGCTGCGGGGCCGCTATCCGCGCCATCCCTGGCCGGAGGATCCGCGGGAAGCGCCGCCGACGCTGCGGGCGAAACCGCGCGGGACTTGA
- a CDS encoding septal ring lytic transglycosylase RlpA family protein → MRPLLLLSLLALAACASTPRPATNTPRVAGPKAPPGVKIGAPYVVFGQTYVPADDRSYDARGIASWYGPGFHAKLTANGETYDQDDVTAAHKTLPMPSWVEVTNLDNGRVLTVRVNDRGPFVDGRIIDLSRRSAQLLGVDKVGLAKVRVRRVFPPESAAFTPPAPPAPVIAAPPPVVAAPVPPVVATPLPASPPATAATAGLFIQVAALQDAGRASWLAAYLAPFGTAATSQTPSGLWRVRLGPYASASDAADALGEVQAAGYPDARIVKP, encoded by the coding sequence TTGCGCCCGCTCCTGCTCCTTAGCCTGCTGGCGCTCGCCGCCTGCGCCAGCACGCCGCGTCCCGCAACCAACACACCGCGCGTCGCCGGGCCAAAGGCGCCACCCGGCGTGAAGATCGGCGCGCCGTATGTGGTGTTCGGCCAGACCTACGTCCCCGCGGACGACCGCAGCTATGACGCGCGCGGCATCGCCAGCTGGTACGGCCCGGGGTTCCACGCCAAGCTGACCGCCAATGGCGAGACCTATGACCAGGACGATGTCACCGCCGCGCACAAGACGCTGCCGATGCCCAGCTGGGTGGAGGTGACCAACCTCGACAATGGCCGGGTGCTGACGGTGCGCGTCAACGACCGCGGGCCGTTCGTCGACGGTCGCATCATCGACCTGTCCCGCCGCTCCGCGCAGCTGCTCGGCGTCGACAAGGTCGGCCTGGCGAAGGTGCGCGTGCGCCGTGTGTTCCCCCCGGAAAGCGCCGCCTTCACGCCGCCTGCCCCGCCCGCGCCGGTCATTGCCGCGCCGCCGCCGGTCGTGGCGGCTCCGGTGCCGCCGGTGGTGGCCACGCCGCTGCCCGCCTCGCCGCCCGCCACAGCCGCCACCGCCGGCCTGTTCATCCAGGTCGCGGCGCTGCAGGACGCCGGCCGCGCCAGCTGGCTGGCCGCCTATCTCGCGCCCTTCGGCACCGCCGCCACCTCGCAGACCCCGTCCGGCCTGTGGCGCGTCCGGCTCGGCCCCTATGCCAGCGCATCGGATGCGGCGGATGCGCTCGGCGAAGTGCAGGCCGCCGGCTATCCCGACGCGCGGATCGTCAAGCCGTGA
- a CDS encoding M48 family metalloprotease, giving the protein MLDRQDEMMAFDPVAATDVIMSALSAEQLAKAKAYTIGSHWLLLWNFVVGALVAVLVLRWGVLVRLRARLERGRPRPNLAAFLVGALFFLLSWLLSLPWSIWADWKREVDYGRSSQPLADWLGQGALSMALSVLLGGLFFMGLYALIRRAPKRWWIWGSGFAGVAIAVMLLISPVLIEPLFNKFTPLPEGPVKVALEELKAKAGIPDARLVMFDSSRQSNNFTANVSGLGGSARIAIADVALKSATLAEVRGVTGHEIGHYVLGHVWRAVVMLVVIAVLGFWLVNRLFAPAARLMGAQGVTGIGDPAGLPVLLTLLALYMLLMTPVMNSNTRISEAEADNYSLNLAREPDGLATALVKTADYRYPYPNRLQEIIFYSHPSVSWRVRNAMAWKAKAMDKAVDSGAASK; this is encoded by the coding sequence ATGCTCGATCGACAGGATGAGATGATGGCGTTCGACCCCGTGGCCGCGACCGATGTGATCATGAGTGCGCTGAGCGCCGAGCAGCTGGCGAAGGCGAAAGCCTATACCATCGGCAGCCATTGGCTGTTGTTGTGGAATTTCGTGGTGGGCGCGCTGGTGGCGGTGCTGGTGCTCCGCTGGGGCGTGCTGGTGCGGCTGCGGGCCCGGCTGGAACGGGGGCGACCGCGGCCCAACCTGGCGGCGTTCCTGGTGGGGGCGCTGTTCTTCCTGCTGAGCTGGCTGCTCAGCTTGCCCTGGTCGATCTGGGCGGATTGGAAGCGCGAGGTGGACTATGGCCGCAGCAGCCAGCCGCTGGCGGACTGGCTGGGGCAAGGTGCCTTGTCCATGGCGCTGTCGGTGCTGCTGGGCGGGCTGTTCTTCATGGGGCTTTATGCGCTGATCCGGCGGGCGCCGAAACGCTGGTGGATCTGGGGCAGCGGTTTTGCCGGCGTGGCGATCGCGGTGATGCTGCTGATCAGCCCGGTGCTGATCGAGCCGCTGTTCAACAAGTTCACGCCGCTGCCGGAGGGACCGGTGAAGGTGGCGCTTGAGGAGCTGAAGGCGAAGGCGGGCATTCCGGACGCGCGGCTGGTGATGTTCGACAGCAGCCGGCAGAGCAACAATTTTACGGCCAATGTCAGCGGGTTGGGCGGCAGCGCGCGGATCGCCATCGCCGACGTGGCGCTGAAATCGGCGACGCTGGCGGAGGTGCGCGGCGTGACCGGACATGAGATCGGCCATTACGTGCTGGGGCATGTGTGGCGCGCGGTGGTGATGCTGGTGGTGATCGCGGTGCTGGGGTTCTGGCTGGTGAACCGGCTGTTCGCGCCGGCGGCGCGGCTGATGGGGGCGCAGGGCGTGACGGGCATCGGCGACCCCGCCGGCCTGCCGGTGCTGTTGACGCTGCTGGCGCTCTACATGCTGCTGATGACGCCGGTGATGAACAGCAACACGCGCATCAGCGAGGCCGAGGCGGACAATTATTCGCTGAACCTGGCGCGCGAGCCGGACGGGCTGGCGACTGCGCTGGTGAAGACGGCGGACTATCGCTACCCCTATCCGAACCGCTTGCAGGAGATCATCTTCTACAGCCACCCGTCGGTGAGCTGGCGCGTGCGCAATGCGATGGCGTGGAAGGCGAAAGCTATGGATAAAGCCGTGGATTCGGGCGCCGCAAGCAAGTAG
- a CDS encoding acyl-CoA dehydrogenase: MTYTAPLREQMFVLETVADLPGIAALPGFEGATPDLVGAVLAESARLMAGEFAPLNSVGDKVGARAVDGVVTMPEGFRDAYASWIAGGWAGLNAAPAHGGQGLPFVLSCAVMEQLMSANMAFSLCMMLSAGAIEALQAHASPEQQRLYLEKLVSGEWTGTMNLTEPQAGSDVGALRTLAVPHADGSWRIKGQKIYITWGEHDLADNIIHLVLARTPDAPPGTKGISLFIVPKFLVNADGSLGARNDVRAIATEHKLGIHASPTCTMSFGDRDDCVGFMVGAEGGGMRAMFTMMNHARINVGLQGLAVAERAYQHALDYARTRVQSAKFGGGRAPVRIIEHADVRRMLMTMKANIEAARAITYLTAASVDRGHAGDAEAARLADLLTPVTKAFATDVGVEMTSLAVQVFGGMGYVEETGAAQHLRDARIAPIYEGTNGIQALDLVGRKLGQGRWQGLFADIRADLAGLPKGGDLGAMAPYLDDALAALQTATVWMSGNDGAALEDTAAAATPYLRMFALTVGGWLLIRQAAAASGQLAAAQGDPDFLRAKVATARFFAEQLLPAAPALLGPITRGALSLYAVPEEQLLAR; the protein is encoded by the coding sequence ATGACCTATACCGCCCCGCTTCGTGAGCAGATGTTCGTTCTGGAAACGGTGGCCGACCTGCCCGGGATTGCCGCGCTGCCCGGCTTTGAGGGCGCGACGCCGGACCTGGTGGGCGCGGTGCTGGCGGAAAGCGCGCGGCTGATGGCGGGTGAATTCGCGCCGCTGAACAGCGTGGGGGACAAGGTCGGCGCGCGCGCGGTCGATGGCGTGGTCACGATGCCGGAGGGGTTCCGCGACGCCTATGCCAGCTGGATCGCCGGCGGCTGGGCCGGGCTGAACGCGGCGCCGGCGCATGGCGGGCAGGGGCTGCCGTTTGTGCTGTCGTGCGCGGTGATGGAGCAGCTGATGAGCGCCAACATGGCATTCAGCCTGTGCATGATGCTGTCCGCCGGCGCGATCGAGGCGTTGCAGGCGCACGCCAGCCCGGAGCAGCAGCGGCTCTATCTGGAAAAGCTGGTGAGCGGCGAATGGACCGGCACCATGAACCTGACCGAGCCGCAGGCGGGCAGCGACGTGGGCGCGCTGCGCACGCTGGCGGTGCCGCATGCCGACGGCAGCTGGCGCATCAAGGGCCAGAAAATCTACATCACCTGGGGCGAGCATGACCTGGCCGACAATATCATCCACCTGGTGCTGGCACGCACGCCCGACGCGCCGCCGGGGACGAAGGGCATCAGCCTGTTCATCGTGCCGAAGTTTCTGGTGAACGCCGACGGCTCGCTGGGGGCGCGCAACGATGTGCGGGCGATCGCCACCGAACACAAGCTGGGTATCCACGCATCGCCCACCTGCACCATGAGCTTTGGCGACCGGGACGATTGCGTCGGGTTCATGGTGGGGGCGGAGGGCGGCGGCATGCGCGCCATGTTCACCATGATGAACCATGCCCGGATCAATGTGGGGTTGCAGGGACTGGCGGTGGCGGAGCGCGCCTATCAGCATGCGCTGGATTACGCCCGCACCCGCGTGCAGTCGGCGAAGTTCGGCGGCGGGCGGGCGCCGGTGCGGATCATCGAGCATGCCGATGTGCGCCGCATGCTGATGACGATGAAGGCCAACATCGAGGCGGCGCGCGCGATCACCTATCTGACCGCGGCATCGGTGGACCGCGGCCATGCCGGGGATGCGGAGGCGGCGCGCCTGGCCGATCTCTTGACCCCGGTGACGAAGGCGTTCGCGACCGATGTGGGCGTGGAAATGACCAGCCTGGCCGTGCAGGTGTTCGGCGGCATGGGCTATGTCGAGGAGACGGGGGCGGCGCAGCATCTGCGCGATGCGCGGATCGCGCCCATTTATGAGGGGACGAACGGCATCCAGGCGCTCGACCTGGTGGGCCGGAAGCTGGGGCAGGGGCGGTGGCAGGGGCTGTTCGCCGACATCCGCGCGGATCTTGCCGGGTTGCCGAAAGGTGGCGACCTGGGGGCGATGGCGCCCTATCTCGACGATGCGCTGGCGGCGCTGCAGACCGCAACGGTGTGGATGAGCGGCAATGACGGTGCCGCGCTGGAGGACACGGCGGCCGCGGCGACCCCCTATCTCAGGATGTTCGCGCTGACCGTCGGCGGCTGGTTGCTGATCCGGCAGGCGGCGGCTGCCAGTGGGCAGCTGGCGGCGGCCCAGGGTGATCCCGACTTCCTGCGGGCCAAGGTTGCGACGGCGCGTTTCTTTGCCGAACAACTGCTGCCGGCGGCGCCCGCCCTGCTGGGGCCGATCACGCGCGGCGCGCTGTCGCTTTACGCCGTGCCGGAAGAGCAGCTTCTTGCTCGATAA
- a CDS encoding ETC complex I subunit: protein MADARIFLQGKMATQSGKARAGVWVLEHEPQQAKRPDPLMGWAGSGDTEQQVRLTFPSCQAAQDYAARNGLSAVVVPPPAKALILQSYAENFR from the coding sequence ATGGCAGACGCACGCATCTTTCTTCAGGGCAAAATGGCGACGCAGAGCGGCAAGGCGCGGGCTGGTGTCTGGGTGCTGGAGCATGAGCCGCAGCAGGCGAAGCGGCCCGACCCGCTGATGGGCTGGGCCGGCAGCGGCGATACCGAGCAGCAGGTGCGGCTGACCTTTCCGAGTTGCCAGGCGGCGCAGGATTATGCGGCGCGCAACGGCTTGAGCGCCGTGGTCGTGCCGCCACCGGCGAAGGCGCTGATTTTGCAAAGCTATGCCGAGAATTTCAGATAG
- a CDS encoding lytic murein transglycosylase: MRFLLPFLCLFALSPALAQEVTPPEAPPADNAEVAPPTDEQRFEAWLSTYRAGALARGLKAEWLDATLTGLTLSPRVIELDRAQPDDSNSRSVFANYRARQINDNRINGGRNRAADRSQLLISLENRYGVPGSMLVAIWGAESSYGAVTGGFDLPRALATLAFEGRRAALFTGELDAAVRMVGEGHIAREAFRGSWAGATGQPQFLPSSYLAWAADGDGDGRADIWGNEADTLASIARYFAGHGWRRGQGWGVAVSVPPALERWRVRNLVAPTQCVRPMSRHSRWISVKEWRALGVTPVGAPLPPDDTLMTLVEPDGPGTDAWLTTGNYRVIMEYNCSNFYALVAGILSDAIAAPEAALAPAPAP, encoded by the coding sequence ATGCGTTTCCTGTTGCCGTTCCTGTGCCTGTTCGCCCTGTCGCCCGCCCTTGCGCAGGAGGTCACGCCGCCCGAAGCGCCGCCGGCCGACAATGCCGAGGTCGCACCGCCCACCGACGAGCAGCGCTTCGAGGCCTGGCTCTCGACCTATCGTGCCGGCGCGCTGGCGCGCGGGCTGAAGGCGGAATGGCTGGACGCGACGCTCACCGGCCTCACCCTCAGCCCGCGCGTCATCGAGCTCGACCGGGCGCAGCCCGACGACAGCAACAGCCGCTCGGTATTCGCCAACTATCGCGCCCGCCAGATCAACGACAACCGCATCAACGGCGGCCGCAACCGCGCCGCGGACCGCAGCCAGCTGCTGATCAGCCTTGAAAACCGCTACGGCGTGCCAGGCTCGATGCTGGTCGCCATCTGGGGGGCCGAAAGCAGCTATGGCGCGGTCACCGGCGGTTTCGACCTGCCGCGCGCGCTGGCGACGCTGGCGTTCGAGGGCCGGCGCGCCGCGCTGTTCACCGGCGAGCTCGACGCCGCCGTGCGCATGGTGGGGGAGGGCCATATCGCCCGCGAAGCCTTTCGCGGCAGCTGGGCCGGCGCCACCGGCCAGCCGCAATTCCTGCCCAGCAGCTACCTCGCCTGGGCCGCCGATGGCGACGGCGACGGCCGGGCGGACATCTGGGGCAACGAGGCCGACACGCTCGCCTCCATCGCCCGCTATTTCGCCGGCCATGGCTGGCGCCGTGGCCAGGGCTGGGGCGTCGCGGTCAGCGTGCCGCCGGCGCTGGAACGCTGGCGGGTGCGCAATCTGGTGGCGCCGACCCAGTGCGTCCGCCCGATGTCGCGCCACAGCCGCTGGATCAGCGTGAAGGAATGGCGCGCGCTGGGCGTCACGCCGGTCGGCGCCCCCCTGCCGCCGGACGACACGCTGATGACGCTGGTGGAACCCGACGGCCCCGGCACCGACGCCTGGCTCACCACCGGCAATTACCGCGTCATCATGGAGTATAACTGCTCCAACTTCTATGCGCTGGTCGCCGGCATCCTGTCGGACGCCATCGCCGCACCGGAGGCCGCGCTTGCGCCCGCTCCTGCTCCTTAG
- a CDS encoding PEPxxWA-CTERM sorting domain-containing protein: MLPLTAAQAVTFITAAGAPDPGPAMGQTIVVDFDNPNAPGYSFTGGLAITSGTTGSAAAPAGDMTSYGYVSSALTPNSATLSTPNLRSISFYWGSIDTYNSLDVLGAGGVTLLTITGSMLPPANGDQGAGITNRRVFITAGAGEVITGLTFTSTGVAYEFDDIAASAVPEPATWAMLIAGFGMVGFASRRRKVTRVLN; the protein is encoded by the coding sequence ATGCTGCCCCTGACGGCCGCACAGGCGGTCACCTTCATCACGGCGGCGGGTGCGCCCGACCCCGGCCCGGCGATGGGCCAGACCATCGTCGTCGATTTCGATAACCCCAATGCGCCGGGCTACAGCTTCACCGGTGGCCTCGCCATCACCTCCGGCACCACCGGCAGCGCGGCCGCACCGGCCGGCGACATGACCAGCTATGGCTATGTCTCCAGCGCGCTGACGCCGAACAGCGCCACGCTGAGCACGCCCAACCTGCGGTCGATCAGCTTCTATTGGGGCTCGATCGACACCTACAACAGCCTCGACGTGCTGGGTGCGGGTGGCGTCACGCTGCTGACCATCACCGGCAGCATGCTGCCGCCGGCCAATGGCGACCAGGGCGCCGGCATCACCAACCGCCGCGTGTTCATCACGGCCGGCGCGGGCGAAGTGATCACCGGTCTGACGTTCACCTCAACCGGCGTGGCCTATGAGTTCGACGACATTGCCGCCTCGGCGGTGCCCGAACCCGCCACCTGGGCGATGCTGATCGCCGGCTTCGGCATGGTCGGCTTTGCCTCACGTCGCCGCAAGGTTACGCGCGTCCTGAACTGA
- a CDS encoding L-threonylcarbamoyladenylate synthase, translating into MQPEQTAPFDTVTRPADADGIAAAVALLAAGGTVALPTETVYGLAADAANGAAVARVYAAKGRPAFNPLIVHVADLAMAECYASFDSRARALATAFWPGGLTLVLPLRERAPAASLVTAGLPSIALRIPAHPVMQAVVRGLGRGVAAPSANTSGRLSPTRAAHVATSLAGRIPLILDAGPCALGLESSIVSLTGETPRLLRPGAIPLEALRAHLPNLAAPATNDAVIAPGMTDSHYAPAKPLRLNAAAADASEWHLGFGAIAGDDNLSPTADLTGAAARLFDALHRADAGPHAAIAVAPIPETGLGLAINDRLRRAAHR; encoded by the coding sequence ATGCAGCCGGAACAAACCGCCCCTTTTGACACGGTGACGCGGCCCGCCGACGCCGATGGCATCGCCGCCGCCGTGGCGCTGCTGGCGGCCGGCGGCACCGTCGCGCTGCCCACCGAGACCGTCTATGGCCTCGCCGCCGACGCCGCCAATGGCGCGGCCGTCGCCCGCGTCTATGCCGCGAAGGGCCGCCCCGCGTTCAACCCGTTGATCGTCCATGTCGCCGACCTCGCCATGGCGGAATGCTATGCCAGCTTCGACAGCCGCGCCCGCGCGCTCGCAACCGCCTTCTGGCCCGGCGGGCTGACGCTGGTGCTGCCGCTGCGCGAACGGGCGCCGGCCGCTTCGCTCGTCACCGCCGGCCTCCCCAGCATCGCGCTGCGCATCCCCGCCCATCCGGTCATGCAGGCCGTGGTCCGCGGGCTTGGCCGTGGCGTGGCCGCCCCCAGCGCCAACACCAGCGGCCGCCTGTCACCCACCCGCGCCGCGCATGTCGCCACCAGCCTCGCCGGCCGCATCCCCCTCATCCTCGATGCCGGTCCCTGCGCGCTCGGCCTCGAAAGCAGCATCGTCTCGCTCACCGGCGAAACGCCCCGCCTGCTGCGACCCGGCGCCATTCCGCTGGAGGCCCTGCGCGCGCATCTCCCGAACCTCGCCGCCCCGGCGACGAACGACGCCGTCATCGCCCCTGGCATGACCGACAGCCACTATGCCCCCGCCAAGCCCCTGCGCCTCAACGCCGCCGCCGCCGACGCCAGCGAGTGGCACCTGGGTTTCGGCGCCATCGCCGGCGACGACAATCTCTCCCCCACCGCCGACCTGACCGGGGCCGCCGCCCGCCTGTTCGACGCGCTGCACCGGGCGGACGCCGGCCCGCACGCCGCGATTGCCGTCGCGCCCATCCCGGAAACGGGCCTGGGGCTGGCAATCAACGACCGCCTGCGCCGTGCCGCGCATCGCTGA
- the tmk gene encoding dTMP kinase, with the protein MTGKFISFEGGEGAGKSTQIARLAARLRAAGRAVTETREPGGTPGAEAIRALLVSGTADRWDAITEALLMNAARADHVTRVIRPALAAGQVVLCDRYVDSTLVYQGQAGDLSALRQLHKYATGNLWPDLTLWLDLPVKQGLIRASTRGDSGRFEAKGLAFHERVRAGFAALAAAEPARVMRVDASGDEEAVAERVWGAVAWRL; encoded by the coding sequence GTGACGGGCAAGTTCATCAGCTTCGAGGGCGGCGAGGGCGCGGGCAAATCCACCCAGATCGCACGGCTGGCAGCACGGTTGCGCGCCGCCGGCCGCGCGGTCACCGAAACCCGCGAACCCGGCGGCACGCCGGGCGCCGAGGCGATCCGCGCGCTGCTGGTCAGTGGAACAGCGGACCGCTGGGACGCCATCACCGAGGCACTGCTGATGAACGCCGCCCGCGCCGACCATGTCACCCGCGTCATCCGCCCGGCGCTGGCTGCGGGACAGGTGGTGCTGTGCGACCGTTATGTCGATTCGACGCTGGTGTATCAGGGGCAGGCGGGCGACCTCTCCGCGCTGCGCCAATTGCATAAATATGCAACGGGCAATCTGTGGCCGGATTTGACGCTCTGGCTTGATTTACCAGTGAAACAGGGTTTGATCCGTGCATCGACACGTGGCGACAGCGGGCGGTTCGAGGCAAAGGGCCTGGCGTTTCATGAACGCGTTCGGGCAGGGTTCGCGGCGTTGGCCGCGGCGGAGCCGGCCCGCGTGATGCGGGTGGATGCGAGCGGCGATGAGGAGGCGGTGGCGGAGCGGGTTTGGGGGGCGGTTGCGTGGCGGCTGTAG